The following are encoded together in the Oncorhynchus mykiss isolate Arlee unplaced genomic scaffold, USDA_OmykA_1.1 un_scaffold_266, whole genome shotgun sequence genome:
- the LOC118948927 gene encoding uncharacterized protein LOC118948927, producing the protein MVKDQQELTQTTQSSDMVSGTSLLTTGQVSEKRIWSVARNIYYSLQSKITEFLRKDLQRSDTTLGSIQIFTYQSSPASQRASLGHLEVNQSSVTPGGNDACVDIPHKLLPKTTELSGSMLEDIDTIRCRSADSQNTRNTSSSRSSISLTPTSKLRQSKWHFALPGTPIPTEDPAQIDFPIVRNTIIEDFFHTEDLLPVTFVEKVRQAAGVVVDIMVESVENTQENGQGASHLDDLRSAVRKLRKIISTWTIHIFSHELVDKVIAIQDSHSTPQVLTLEAAKSASDSILSRLKWGKEQCAISKELSSQLLQIFAEETVKCFLRQWSDEYENINFDVSVQNDPKTSTCMVILQMITKATAKCYFESATSVATSDIVEGVFDLERDTISSTGEQVNTKGSKNVSKNLCPQESLEYQPQNISPTVYFTETMTISHGSFSPEGIYDIASSFPLEEKSRKPSLFTRLSRSITKGFLSTFKSSRKTKLFK; encoded by the exons ATGGTGAAAGACCAGCAGGAGCTCACCCAGACCACCCAATCATCTGACATGGTATCTGGAACCTCCCTGCTCACCACTGGACAGGTTTCTGAGAAAAGAATCTGGTCTGTTGCTCGTAACatctactacagtctgcaaagtaAGATTACGGAGTTTCTCCGAAAAGATCTTCAAAGATCAGACACAACACTTGGTTCAATCCAAATCTTTACATATCAAAGCAGTCCTGCATCACAAAGAGCAAGTCTCGGCCATCTTGAGGTCAACCAGAGCAGTGTTACACCTGGTGGAAACGATGCCTGTGTGGACATTCCGCACAAATTACTACCTAAAACCACTGAGCTCTCAGGATCCATGCTGGAGGATATTGACACGATCCGTTGTAGGAGTGCTGACAGCCAAAATACAAGAAATACCTCTTCTTCacgctcctccatctctctaacacCTACTTCAAAATTAAGGCAGTCGAAATGGCACTTTGCCTTACCCGGGACTCCCATCCCCACTGAAGATCCTGCTCAGattgactttcccattgttagaaacacaatcattgagGACTTCTTTCACACAGAGGACTTACTTCCTGTAACctttgtggaaaaagtcaggcaAGCTGCTGGGGTGGTAGTGGACATTATGGTGGAAAGTGTTGAGAACACACAGGAAAATGGACAGGGTGCTTCTCATCTTGACGACCTCCGATCTGCTGttaggaaattgagaaaaatcaTTTCCACTTGGACCATCCACATTTTCAGCCATGAATTGGTGGATAAAGTGATAGCCATTCAGGACAGCCACAGCACTCCACAGGTCTTAACATTGGAAGCAGCCAAAAGTGCTTCAGACTCCATTCTTTCAAGGCTGAAATGGGGAAAGGAACAATGTGCCATATCCAAGGAGCTCTCCTCTCAGCTTCTCCAGATATTTGCTGAAGAGACAGTGAAGTGCTTCCTgagacagtggtcagatgagtatGAAAACATAAACTTTGATGTTTCAGTCCAGAACGATCCAAAGACTTCTACTTGCATGGTCATTCTTCAAATGATCACCAAAGCCACTGCTAAATGTTATTTTGAGTCCGCTACCAGCGTGGCCACCAGTGACATTGTAGAAGGCGTGTTTGATTTGGAAAGGGATACCATCAGCAGTACTGGAGAGCAGGTCAATACAAAG GGTTCCAAGAATGTTAGTAAGAACCTCTGTCCTCAAGAGTCTCTGgagtaccagcctcagaacatttccCCTACTGTGTACTTTACAG AGACGATGACAATATCTCATGGCTCCTTTTCTCCAGAGGGAATTTATGATATCGCATCGTCCTTCCCACTTGAAGAGAAGAGTCGCAAACCCTCCCTTTTCACCAGATTGTCTAGATCCATCACGAAAGGCTTTCTCAGCACATTCAAATCTTCAAGGAAAACcaaattatttaaataa